The Amphiura filiformis chromosome 12, Afil_fr2py, whole genome shotgun sequence genome includes a region encoding these proteins:
- the LOC140166463 gene encoding vesicular acetylcholine transporter-like: protein MQMPISWRTYVMVACGLMAVLLDVLPPQMLVPITPEWLGWCDDKPLTPTVINVTEYEVNITSVASTDTTTTMSSSESTWTDEETNSSEVTQYDASTLIEVTSVVLIDNSSCTKKDFDPRISLVYLAAGPIEVLSSPFVALLCDRIGSNALLLFGLISTAFIDIPFAYGSGFLTYLLVRIFINISTTITEVSYLHMIGQLFAGNDVMRARFLGLYSTVLGFDYFGPTFSGVLYHLYGQAMPFLTLLVIGLITALVFFIFGQNCKITKNNNVDETIEEIKTDIPYLTLVKDPYIIVVFIAIFLIILPKAMIAPLRSILLMDKFDTSAWVTGIVYFPGFVAFVISVVIAERLLTKCKEYAWAIGAVSLAIDGISVITLPFSPNIVCFSVIFALQVAAATISGFTIFPMFLKIADKRYGCPKSSSVHGFSFMAVALAYFIGPMLASELFMQIGFRFINLGVGGFHIFVAPFIAMLRKLNDEKKEITEETYLVTSSISRESLHDPGHYNLP, encoded by the coding sequence ATGCAAATGCCGATAAGTTGGAGAACGTATGTGATGGTAGCCTGCGGGCTAATGGCAGTTTTGCTAGATGTTTTACCGCCTCAGATGTTGGTGCCAATAACACCAGAGTGGTTAGGATGGTGCGATGATAAACCATTAACGCCTACGGTGATAAATGTAACGGAGTATGAGGTCAATATAACGTCAGTCGCATCTACCGATACAACAACTACGATGTCATCAAGTGAATCAACGTGGACTGATGAAGAGACTAATTCAAGTGAGGTAACGCAATATGATGCAAGTACTCTAATTGAAGTGACGTCAGTGGTGCTTATAGATAATTCCAGTTGCACAAAGAAAGATTTTGATCCGAGAATTTCTTTGGTGTACCTTGCTGCCGGACCAATTGAAGTCCTCTCAAGCCCATTTGTAGCATTGTTATGTGATCGCATCGGTAGTAATGCTCTTCTTCTTTTCGGTCTAATTTCAACGGCTTTCATAGACATTCCATTTGCGTACGGAAGTGGATTTCTCACCTATCTTCTCGTTCGTATTTTCATCAATATATCTACCACCATCACAGAAGTGTCTTACCTTCACATGATTGGTCAGTTATTTGCTGGGAATGACGTAATGAGAGCGCGATTCCTTGGATTATACTCCACGGTGCTTGGATTTGACTATTTTGGACCAACTTTTTCTGGAGTCCTTTATCACCTTTACGGACAAGCTATGCCGTTCCTTACTTTACTCGTAATCGGTCTTATTACAGCCTTGGTGTTCTTCATCTTCggacaaaattgtaaaataactAAAAACAACAATGTAGACGAAACGATTGAGGAAATTAAGACAGACATTCCTTACTTAACCTTAGTTAAAGATCCTTACATCATTGTAGTTTttattgcaatattcctaattatcTTACCTAAAGCAATGATTGCCCCTCTCAGAAGTATATTGCTCATGGATAAATTCGATACGTCAGCATGGGTAACGGGTATCGTGTATTTCCCAGGCTTTGTAGCATTTGTCATTTCTGTCGTAATCGCCGAAAGATTGCTGACGAAATGCAAAGAATATGCCTGGGCTATAGGGGCCGTTTCCTTGGCTATTGATGGTATAAGTGTAATAACCCTCCCCTTCTCCCCTAACATAGTCTGCTTCTCAGTAATTTTTGCACTTCAAGTAGCTGCTGCTACAATATCAGGATTTACCATATTTCCTATGTTTCTTAAAATCGCAGACAAAAGATATGGATGCCCAAAGTCAAGTTCTGTCCATGGGTTTTCTTTTATGGCGGTCGCGCTAGCGTATTTCATAGGACCTATGCTCGCTTCAGAATTGTTTATGCAAATAGGGTTTAGGTTTATCAACTTAGGCGTGGGTGGTTTCCATATTTTTGTCGCGCCATTTATTGCCATGTTAAGGAAACTTAACGATGAGAAGAAAGAAATTACCGAGGAAACCTATTTGGTGACGTCAAGCATATCTAGAGAATCTTTGCACGATCCCGGGCATTACAATTTACCATAA